One genomic window of Bacteroidota bacterium includes the following:
- a CDS encoding TonB-dependent receptor: MKTFLRTVLPVLAGSVVQLYAQTGTITGTVVNRITQEPLPFANVRILGTQSGAGTSVDGTFSVAEVPVGTYQVQASLVGFAPFILTDVVVRVGKPADLKFQLQPADIAFEEVEASGRYFQKSPDAAVSIQQLSYEEIRRSPGGFEDVVRAISVLPGVAQVSPGRNDLVVRGGAPSENLFVVDNIEIPNINHFGTQGASGGPLSYINLDFVRETAFSTGGFGVRYGDRMSSVLTIDLRDGRSDKLGGKATISASQFGLNVEGPLDNNGTFVFSARRSYLDLIFKAAGFAFVPEYWDFLGRASYKIDNANRLTFLAVGAIDDVSFFNDDATKRFDNSRVLGTAQRQYASGVSWVHLFGNGFSTVTLGRSYVNYNGVQRDSLLVPFFTNRSKEGETSLRGDVVMQLPYLAEVSFGAQARYINFKANLGMPEYVTTFGDTLQIMVNNYAETGQKIGVYAQYSQRVMTHLQLTVGGRLDYFSMINKKTYLSPRGSITYDISDLTSISASAGMYYQNPSYIWLVANPLNRNLEAARADQYVLGVEHLLRADLKLRIEGFHKKYRNYPASVTRPYLVLSNTGGGFGGSDENFASYGLDHLVSGGRGRSYGIEFLLQKKLSEIPMYGLASLTLSSTKFTPLDGIERPGAFDQRVMFNVGGGYQFNERWEASAKFRFASGSPYTPFSQNGTQSAAAYNSSRFNNLHSLDIRVDRRWNFANWDLIVYLDIQNIYNNKAVSQIRWNAREQRAEVNESIGILPSIGISAEL; this comes from the coding sequence ATGAAGACTTTTCTAAGAACAGTATTGCCGGTGCTCGCCGGTTCAGTCGTGCAGCTTTACGCGCAAACAGGAACCATCACCGGAACAGTTGTCAACCGGATCACACAGGAGCCGTTGCCGTTTGCAAACGTCAGGATTCTCGGAACCCAGTCCGGCGCTGGGACTTCGGTTGACGGTACGTTTTCGGTCGCGGAGGTTCCGGTCGGGACGTATCAGGTTCAGGCATCGCTGGTGGGGTTCGCGCCGTTCATCCTGACCGACGTCGTGGTACGAGTCGGGAAGCCTGCAGACCTGAAATTCCAGTTGCAACCTGCAGATATTGCTTTTGAAGAAGTGGAAGCAAGCGGGAGGTATTTTCAGAAATCGCCCGATGCAGCTGTAAGTATTCAGCAGCTTTCGTACGAGGAAATCAGGAGATCGCCGGGAGGATTTGAGGATGTTGTGCGGGCTATTTCCGTTTTGCCAGGTGTCGCGCAAGTGTCGCCGGGACGAAACGACCTTGTTGTCCGCGGCGGTGCTCCATCCGAGAATCTCTTTGTTGTGGACAATATTGAAATTCCCAACATCAATCATTTCGGCACGCAGGGCGCCAGCGGAGGACCGCTCAGCTACATCAATCTGGATTTTGTACGAGAGACCGCCTTTTCTACCGGTGGCTTCGGTGTGCGATACGGTGACCGCATGTCATCCGTGCTCACGATAGACTTGCGTGATGGAAGAAGCGACAAACTCGGAGGCAAAGCAACCATTTCTGCAAGTCAGTTCGGCCTCAATGTTGAAGGGCCGCTTGACAACAACGGTACATTCGTCTTTTCTGCGAGGCGAAGCTATCTGGATTTGATTTTCAAAGCGGCGGGCTTTGCCTTCGTTCCCGAGTATTGGGACTTCCTCGGAAGAGCATCGTACAAGATCGACAATGCCAATCGTTTGACATTTCTGGCGGTGGGAGCGATAGATGATGTGAGCTTCTTTAATGATGACGCAACAAAGAGATTCGACAACTCACGCGTACTCGGCACGGCGCAACGGCAATATGCGAGCGGAGTGAGTTGGGTTCACCTGTTTGGAAATGGATTCTCGACTGTCACGCTTGGCCGCAGTTACGTGAACTACAACGGCGTTCAACGCGATTCACTTCTCGTCCCGTTCTTCACTAATCGCTCGAAAGAAGGGGAGACAAGCCTCCGCGGCGACGTGGTGATGCAGCTGCCGTATTTGGCTGAAGTGTCATTTGGTGCACAGGCGCGATACATCAACTTCAAGGCAAACCTTGGGATGCCGGAGTATGTCACCACGTTTGGTGATACGCTCCAAATTATGGTGAATAATTACGCGGAAACCGGACAGAAAATCGGAGTGTACGCACAATATTCGCAACGGGTGATGACACATCTCCAACTGACCGTAGGCGGAAGACTTGACTACTTCAGTATGATCAACAAGAAAACGTATCTCTCGCCCCGGGGTTCCATCACGTATGATATTTCGGATCTTACGTCGATCAGCGCCAGTGCCGGGATGTATTACCAGAATCCGTCGTACATCTGGTTGGTGGCGAATCCACTGAACAGGAATCTTGAAGCTGCTCGTGCCGATCAATATGTGCTGGGCGTGGAACATTTGCTGCGGGCCGATCTGAAGCTGCGTATCGAAGGATTCCATAAGAAGTACCGTAACTATCCGGCCAGCGTGACGCGGCCGTACCTTGTTCTGTCCAACACAGGCGGAGGCTTCGGCGGATCTGACGAGAACTTTGCTTCGTACGGACTTGACCATCTGGTGAGTGGCGGAAGGGGACGTTCATACGGTATTGAGTTCCTTCTGCAGAAGAAGCTGTCGGAAATACCGATGTACGGACTTGCAAGTCTGACGCTGAGTTCGACGAAATTTACCCCCCTTGATGGTATTGAGCGGCCGGGTGCATTTGATCAACGCGTGATGTTCAATGTGGGCGGCGGCTATCAGTTCAACGAGCGGTGGGAAGCAAGCGCGAAATTCCGGTTCGCTTCCGGCAGCCCGTACACGCCGTTCAGCCAGAATGGAACGCAGAGTGCCGCCGCGTACAATTCCTCCCGATTTAACAATCTCCACAGCCTAGACATACGGGTAGATCGCCGCTGGAATTTTGCGAATTGGGATTTGATTGTCTATCTCGACATCCAGAATATCTACAACAACAAGGCTGTGAGCCAGATTCGCTGGAATGCGCGTGAGCAGCGTGCAGAAGTGAACGAAAGCATTGGAATTCTCCCTTCCATCGGAATCAGCGCCGAGCTCTAG
- a CDS encoding DUF47 domain-containing protein translates to MKLDSFLHALLPKDDKFFKYFEKDVDNLQQAARMFSELMSNSMSKEERAQKIRRIEEFEHKGDEITHQIFSELGSTFITPFDREDIHALTSKLDDILDYIQGAANRIVLYRVDIILPEMERLAILICQAVNELSVAIHHLRDYQNESSIRENLVKIHSIENEADDLFERAIANLFDTCKDPILLIKNKELIVSLETATDKCEDAANAIESIIVKNA, encoded by the coding sequence ATGAAACTTGATAGTTTCCTTCACGCTCTTCTTCCCAAAGACGACAAGTTCTTCAAGTACTTTGAAAAGGATGTCGACAATCTGCAGCAAGCGGCGAGGATGTTCAGCGAACTGATGTCGAATTCAATGTCAAAGGAAGAACGTGCCCAGAAAATCCGCAGGATCGAGGAATTTGAACACAAGGGAGATGAGATTACACATCAGATTTTTTCCGAGCTCGGATCGACGTTCATCACACCATTTGACCGTGAAGATATTCATGCGTTGACATCAAAGCTGGACGATATTCTCGACTACATTCAAGGAGCGGCCAACCGGATTGTCCTGTATCGTGTCGATATCATTCTCCCCGAAATGGAGCGACTGGCCATTCTGATCTGCCAGGCAGTCAACGAACTCAGCGTCGCAATCCACCATTTACGTGACTATCAGAACGAGTCGAGTATTCGCGAGAATCTTGTGAAGATTCACAGCATCGAAAACGAGGCGGATGATTTGTTCGAGCGTGCCATTGCCAACCTGTTCGATACCTGCAAAGACCCGATTCTTCTGATCAAGAACAAAGAGCTGATTGTGAGTCTCGAAACGGCAACGGACAAGTGCGAGGATGCGGCGAACGCCATCGAATCGATTATCGTCAAGAACGCCTGA
- a CDS encoding inorganic phosphate transporter encodes MLTLVIIIIVMALLFDFLNGMNDAANSIATIVSTHVLSPKLAVLWAAFFNVAAAFGFGVHVANTIGRGIVELSVVNEYLILGALIGAIVWTHVCTRYGLPISVSHALIGGLAGAGLAKGGFEALVAAGLIKVSLFIFLSPLLGLLIAYVFMVGVTWLSRNSSPHKVDRVFRVGQLLSSAAYSLGHGTNDAQKTMGIIALVLYTSGYLGDEFYVPVWVILSAHAAIGLGTYMGGWKVVRTMGMKLTHLRPIGGFCAETAGASILLGTALAGIPVSTTHTIAGAIMGVGSTRRLSAVRWGIAGRIVWAWVLTIPASATVAAGGYYIVDAIHNLFV; translated from the coding sequence ATGCTGACACTCGTTATCATAATCATTGTGATGGCTTTGTTGTTTGATTTCCTTAACGGAATGAACGATGCTGCCAACTCCATTGCAACAATTGTATCGACACATGTACTTTCGCCCAAGCTTGCGGTATTGTGGGCGGCGTTTTTCAATGTTGCCGCAGCGTTTGGATTCGGTGTGCATGTTGCCAATACAATCGGGAGGGGGATTGTTGAGCTGTCAGTTGTGAACGAGTACCTGATTCTCGGAGCATTGATCGGGGCCATCGTCTGGACGCATGTCTGCACACGATATGGCCTGCCGATCAGCGTCTCGCATGCCCTCATTGGCGGGCTTGCAGGTGCCGGGCTGGCGAAAGGCGGATTTGAGGCGCTTGTAGCCGCCGGTCTTATCAAGGTATCATTGTTCATTTTTCTCTCCCCTCTGTTGGGATTGTTGATAGCATACGTTTTTATGGTTGGTGTAACGTGGTTGTCGCGGAATTCTTCGCCGCACAAGGTTGACCGCGTCTTTCGGGTGGGACAGTTACTCTCATCGGCTGCGTACAGTCTTGGTCACGGCACAAATGACGCGCAGAAAACCATGGGTATTATTGCGTTGGTTCTTTACACATCGGGTTATCTGGGTGACGAATTCTACGTTCCGGTCTGGGTAATTCTTTCGGCACATGCGGCAATCGGACTTGGCACATACATGGGAGGGTGGAAAGTTGTCCGCACGATGGGAATGAAACTAACCCACTTGCGACCAATCGGCGGTTTCTGTGCCGAGACAGCGGGTGCCTCCATCCTTCTCGGAACGGCGCTGGCAGGAATTCCCGTCAGCACTACCCACACGATTGCCGGTGCCATAATGGGCGTTGGGTCAACAAGGAGGTTGTCGGCTGTGCGGTGGGGAATCGCAGGCAGAATCGTTTGGGCATGGGTTCTTACGATTCCGGCATCCGCGACTGTTGCCGCCGGAGGATATTACATCGTTGATGCCATCCACAACCTGTTTGTGTGA
- a CDS encoding T9SS type A sorting domain-containing protein gives MRATVICVALWSATALASEMFGGPRDNLTRINRVDTLGNECLNFPFPQNATYPFGLMPNGRDHAMAYQSYLAWKNNYVTTDGACGFRRVVFNDMNTTYSEGIGYGMLLAVNAGDQELFDDLFGYYNNFLDQKGLMHWWIGSNCQVIGITAATDADQDVAFALLQAHRQWCSEGAVNYLLSAQTIIDRLYAHTVEPDTYVLKPGDSWGGSHVTNPSYFAPAYYRAFREATGNAGWDSVVTKCYEILNNAAHHTTGLVPDWCQANGQPANGFAYYYYYDATRTPWRVALDYLWYGDQRAYEFCKKISNFARGIGAPNILEGYHLNGTPLNWSHINVFIGPFGAGAMATDEAYQAFCDSMYDENVNTIPWFIPGNYYNYSLRTLTLFLQTGNFLNPNEVPLPVHLAYFRGRVTLPGNRALLEWGTLSELNNYGFEIQKRTPSAPEFATLPNSFIPGHGTTLEPQFYSFADNEAITRPTYYRLKQIDLDGRLHFTDAILVEAPTSVHEEAVPVAFSLYQNFPNPFNPSTRIRFGLPNDANVKMSVHNTLGQLVAQLIDEEKPRGYHEMVFRAEGLSSGVYYCTLRAGGFVASRKLILVK, from the coding sequence ATGCGTGCAACGGTAATTTGTGTCGCTTTATGGAGTGCTACGGCTCTTGCGTCCGAGATGTTCGGCGGCCCGAGGGATAATCTCACAAGGATAAACCGCGTCGATACTCTCGGCAACGAATGTCTGAATTTTCCGTTCCCTCAGAATGCAACCTATCCTTTCGGCCTCATGCCGAACGGCAGAGATCATGCAATGGCTTACCAATCCTATCTTGCATGGAAAAACAACTACGTCACAACCGACGGAGCATGCGGTTTCCGCAGGGTGGTGTTTAACGACATGAATACGACTTACTCCGAGGGGATAGGATACGGGATGCTTCTCGCCGTCAATGCAGGCGATCAGGAGTTGTTTGATGATTTGTTCGGATACTACAACAACTTTCTCGATCAAAAAGGACTCATGCACTGGTGGATCGGGAGTAATTGCCAGGTTATCGGAATTACGGCGGCAACGGATGCGGATCAGGATGTGGCGTTTGCGCTTCTTCAGGCTCATCGGCAGTGGTGCAGCGAAGGGGCAGTCAACTACCTTCTGAGTGCACAAACGATCATCGATCGGTTGTACGCTCACACGGTTGAACCGGATACGTATGTTCTCAAACCCGGAGATAGTTGGGGAGGCTCGCATGTGACGAATCCTTCGTACTTTGCTCCGGCATACTACCGGGCATTTCGTGAGGCAACAGGGAATGCGGGTTGGGATTCGGTTGTTACCAAATGCTATGAGATTCTGAACAACGCGGCACATCACACAACGGGTCTGGTGCCCGATTGGTGCCAGGCAAATGGTCAACCGGCAAACGGGTTCGCGTACTACTACTACTACGATGCAACACGAACGCCGTGGCGGGTCGCTCTGGACTACCTGTGGTATGGTGATCAACGTGCTTACGAATTCTGCAAGAAGATCTCAAATTTTGCTCGAGGGATTGGCGCTCCCAATATTCTTGAAGGATATCATCTCAATGGAACTCCCCTCAATTGGTCGCACATCAATGTGTTCATCGGTCCGTTTGGCGCGGGTGCAATGGCAACGGATGAAGCGTACCAGGCATTTTGTGATTCAATGTACGATGAGAACGTAAATACCATCCCATGGTTCATTCCCGGAAATTACTATAACTACAGTTTGAGGACGCTCACGCTGTTCCTTCAGACAGGGAATTTCCTCAACCCGAACGAAGTGCCGTTGCCTGTGCATCTCGCGTATTTCAGAGGCCGGGTTACCCTGCCCGGTAACCGCGCATTGCTTGAGTGGGGAACGCTGTCCGAGCTGAACAACTATGGATTTGAGATCCAGAAACGAACTCCATCAGCGCCGGAGTTCGCAACGCTGCCCAATAGTTTCATTCCCGGACACGGCACAACGCTTGAGCCGCAATTCTATTCGTTTGCAGACAATGAAGCCATCACGCGTCCAACATACTACAGGCTGAAACAAATTGACCTTGACGGGAGATTGCATTTCACTGATGCAATCTTGGTGGAGGCACCAACGTCGGTTCATGAGGAAGCAGTTCCGGTTGCTTTTTCGCTGTATCAGAACTTTCCGAATCCTTTCAATCCCTCGACCCGGATTCGCTTCGGCCTCCCGAATGACGCCAATGTCAAGATGAGTGTGCATAATACCCTCGGACAACTCGTTGCTCAACTGATCGATGAAGAGAAGCCTCGCGGGTATCACGAAATGGTATTCCGTGCAGAGGGGTTGTCGAGCGGCGTGTACTACTGCACGCTCAGAGCCGGAGGATTCGTGGCATCCAGGAAACTCATTCTCGTCAAATAG
- a CDS encoding T9SS type A sorting domain-containing protein, with protein sequence MNPLRFVERILLVAFVSAGSLWAQQFGISDTLECHNYPFPQDAIYPHGLMPADRNHLHAQQSYLSWKNNYVTSSGACGFRRVLFNDMNSTYSEGIGYGMLLAANFDDQPLFDDLWRYYVANLDQYGLMHWWIGNNCQVLGINAATDADEDVAFALLLADKQWCSTGPLNYRQLAVTQINRIYQRQVERNTYVLKPGDTWGGSNVTNPSYFAPAYYRAFREATGNAAWDSVITKCYQILNNAAHPTTGLVPDWCQANGLPASGFAYYYYYDATRTPWRIALDYLWFGDERAKAFCEKISSFARNIGSVNIGEGYQIDGSPMGSAHINVFVGPFGAGAMGTGAPFQAFCDSAYEDNVATVPQFVNGNYYNYSLRTLTLFLQTGNFFNPLADPVQIPAIPSLVSPVNGSTTNPTSPVLVWHASARATSYRIQIAADSTFTSLMLDDSTLVDTTRFVTGLSNATSYHWRVKAKNHVGWTEFGASWKFTTVPLPPVAPALHLPANWAAGVAVSPTLSWDSSQNASMYRVQVSSDSLFSSVVVDDSAVAATFLPVGPLNFLTAYYWRVSARNEGGSSPFSEAWRFTTTLPPPLLLMPPDGAVGVSTNPLLSWDSVAGALRYQVLVSRDSSFGIVVLDSVVVGEIECYAAGLENSLQYFWRVRGSNTEAVGVWSDVWRFTTILRLPDQVVLVAPLNAAVIASDSVQFTWRPSGPAVDFYWFEIASDSTFEDSKIDSTLTDTIRVARGLVNHSLYWWRVRSKNEAGWGEFSDVRRFSVLTTSSGTTYAVPQEFELAQNYPNPFNPTTTIRYGLPRNSDVSLFVFNTLGQVVEEMVNDYQQAGYHEVVFRNTRLASGIYYFQLRAGGVILTKKFVLIK encoded by the coding sequence GTGAACCCGCTTCGATTTGTAGAAAGAATCCTTCTTGTTGCCTTTGTGAGTGCCGGGTCATTATGGGCACAGCAATTCGGCATTTCCGACACGCTGGAATGTCACAACTATCCATTTCCTCAGGATGCGATTTATCCCCACGGTCTGATGCCGGCGGATCGTAATCACCTTCACGCTCAACAATCATACCTCAGTTGGAAGAACAACTATGTTACATCCTCCGGAGCCTGCGGGTTTCGGCGCGTGCTGTTCAACGACATGAACTCGACTTACTCCGAGGGAATCGGATACGGAATGCTGCTTGCCGCTAACTTTGATGACCAGCCATTGTTCGATGACCTTTGGCGCTACTACGTGGCCAATCTTGACCAGTACGGATTGATGCACTGGTGGATTGGCAACAACTGCCAGGTGTTGGGCATCAATGCCGCGACCGATGCCGACGAGGATGTTGCATTTGCGCTTTTGCTTGCCGACAAACAATGGTGCAGTACCGGCCCTCTCAACTACAGGCAACTTGCAGTCACGCAAATCAATCGGATCTATCAACGCCAGGTTGAACGCAACACGTATGTGCTGAAGCCCGGGGATACGTGGGGAGGTTCCAACGTCACAAATCCTTCTTACTTTGCTCCGGCATACTATCGTGCATTTCGCGAAGCCACAGGCAATGCCGCGTGGGATTCCGTGATTACAAAATGTTATCAGATTCTGAACAACGCCGCACACCCGACAACCGGGCTTGTGCCTGATTGGTGTCAGGCGAATGGTTTGCCGGCAAGCGGCTTTGCCTATTATTACTACTACGACGCAACAAGAACCCCGTGGCGAATTGCGCTGGATTATTTATGGTTTGGTGACGAAAGAGCAAAAGCTTTTTGCGAGAAGATCTCATCGTTTGCCCGCAACATCGGGTCAGTCAATATTGGCGAGGGATATCAAATAGATGGAAGTCCAATGGGTTCGGCGCATATCAATGTGTTTGTCGGGCCGTTCGGGGCCGGCGCAATGGGAACGGGGGCACCATTTCAGGCTTTTTGCGATTCCGCTTATGAGGACAATGTCGCAACGGTGCCGCAGTTCGTGAATGGAAACTACTACAACTACAGTCTGCGAACCCTCACGCTTTTTCTTCAGACGGGGAACTTCTTCAACCCATTGGCGGATCCGGTTCAGATACCGGCAATCCCGTCATTGGTGAGTCCTGTGAATGGGTCAACCACCAATCCCACTTCTCCCGTACTGGTCTGGCATGCGTCCGCGCGGGCCACGAGCTACAGAATACAAATTGCGGCTGATTCAACATTTACATCATTGATGCTTGATGATTCGACGCTGGTTGACACAACACGGTTTGTTACGGGATTGTCAAATGCAACCTCGTACCATTGGCGCGTTAAGGCGAAAAATCATGTTGGATGGACTGAATTTGGTGCCTCGTGGAAGTTCACTACAGTTCCGTTGCCACCGGTTGCTCCGGCACTTCATCTGCCCGCTAATTGGGCAGCAGGAGTAGCGGTTTCTCCTACTCTTTCATGGGATAGCTCACAGAATGCGTCAATGTATCGGGTTCAGGTTTCAAGCGATTCGTTGTTCTCAAGTGTTGTTGTTGACGACTCCGCGGTTGCTGCAACCTTCTTGCCCGTCGGGCCACTGAACTTTCTGACGGCATACTATTGGCGTGTAAGTGCCCGCAATGAAGGGGGCTCGAGTCCGTTTTCGGAGGCATGGCGTTTCACGACTACGCTTCCACCGCCTTTACTCCTTATGCCGCCCGATGGCGCGGTAGGAGTCTCAACCAATCCTTTACTCTCGTGGGATTCAGTGGCGGGTGCGCTCCGGTATCAGGTACTGGTTTCGCGGGATTCGTCATTCGGTATTGTAGTCCTTGATAGTGTGGTGGTCGGCGAAATTGAATGTTATGCAGCCGGACTGGAGAATTCACTCCAGTATTTCTGGAGAGTAAGGGGGAGCAACACGGAAGCTGTCGGAGTCTGGTCGGATGTATGGAGGTTCACAACAATACTCCGATTGCCGGATCAGGTCGTACTGGTTGCCCCGCTGAATGCAGCAGTTATCGCATCCGACAGTGTGCAATTCACATGGCGCCCAAGCGGGCCTGCGGTAGACTTCTATTGGTTTGAAATAGCAAGTGATTCAACCTTCGAAGATTCCAAAATCGATTCGACACTGACAGATACCATTCGCGTAGCCCGCGGCCTCGTGAATCATTCCTTGTATTGGTGGAGGGTGAGATCAAAGAATGAAGCGGGTTGGGGAGAATTCAGCGATGTTCGAAGGTTCAGTGTGTTGACCACGAGTTCGGGCACAACATACGCAGTTCCTCAGGAGTTCGAGCTTGCGCAGAACTATCCGAACCCGTTCAACCCGACGACGACAATCAGGTACGGTTTGCCGCGCAACTCGGATGTTTCCCTGTTCGTGTTCAACACTCTTGGCCAGGTCGTGGAAGAAATGGTAAATGATTATCAGCAGGCCGGCTATCATGAAGTCGTATTCAGGAACACTCGCCTCGCGAGCGGCATCTACTACTTTCAATTGCGTGCCGGGGGAGTGATTCTGACAAAGAAATTCGTTCTGATCAAGTAG
- a CDS encoding glycosyltransferase family 2 protein — MTTPNTPLVSVVIPAYNAERFVGKTIESILLQTYPHFEVLVVDDGSTDSTAGIVKSFAVHDSRVKLLQKPNGGVATARNMGIRNATGEYVAPCDSDDVWYPDRLKAQVECMIQSDESVGLVYCWSKIIDEDDRPIVDITHSYEGRVFADLVYSNFLGNGSCALIRRRCFDAVGEYNGATTPCEEWDLYIRVAERYKVRLVPNILVGYREVLTSLSANHYRMEGAFASLLKEIKHRHPHIPNPILRVAKGSYYLYLTGKSNRRSRYGTSLRYLGISLFSDPLRFFSSEFHSTLAKAILRFLAHPVTSRIWKDDRMWRTMRRKLHAPATTQEHGEAENKRTPATAAPLRLFDRLHNSRMKRFRDEANAVLSADGHRTSGQ; from the coding sequence ATGACCACTCCCAATACGCCGCTTGTGTCGGTTGTTATTCCCGCCTACAACGCAGAAAGGTTTGTCGGCAAGACCATCGAGTCGATTCTGTTGCAGACCTACCCGCACTTTGAAGTCCTTGTCGTTGACGATGGTTCAACAGACAGTACAGCAGGTATAGTCAAATCGTTTGCTGTTCACGATTCCCGCGTCAAGCTTCTTCAGAAACCCAACGGGGGGGTGGCGACGGCACGCAACATGGGTATTCGGAACGCAACAGGCGAATATGTTGCCCCATGCGATTCCGATGATGTGTGGTATCCCGACAGATTGAAGGCGCAGGTTGAATGTATGATACAATCGGATGAGTCTGTTGGACTCGTCTATTGCTGGTCAAAGATCATCGACGAAGATGACCGGCCCATTGTTGATATAACGCACTCGTATGAAGGGCGAGTATTTGCCGATCTGGTCTATTCAAATTTCCTTGGAAACGGCAGTTGTGCGCTCATCCGGCGAAGGTGCTTTGATGCGGTGGGGGAGTATAACGGCGCTACAACACCATGTGAGGAATGGGACTTGTACATCCGTGTTGCCGAACGTTACAAGGTCCGTCTCGTCCCGAACATTCTCGTCGGATACAGGGAGGTGCTGACCAGTTTGTCTGCAAATCATTACCGGATGGAAGGAGCCTTTGCATCGCTGCTGAAGGAGATAAAACATCGTCACCCGCACATTCCAAATCCGATACTCCGGGTGGCGAAGGGGTCGTACTACCTGTACCTTACCGGAAAGAGTAATCGTCGCAGTCGGTATGGCACATCTCTCAGGTATTTAGGGATCAGTCTTTTTTCAGATCCGTTGCGATTCTTTTCGTCAGAATTCCATTCTACACTTGCAAAGGCAATCCTCCGTTTCCTTGCCCATCCTGTAACTTCCAGAATCTGGAAGGACGATCGCATGTGGCGCACGATGAGGCGGAAACTTCATGCTCCGGCGACGACACAAGAACATGGTGAAGCAGAGAACAAACGAACGCCCGCTACAGCAGCTCCTTTGCGACTGTTTGACCGCTTGCATAACTCCCGCATGAAACGATTCAGAGACGAGGCAAACGCCGTTTTGTCCGCCGACGGGCACAGGACATCAGGACAGTAA
- a CDS encoding electron transfer flavoprotein subunit beta/FixA family protein — protein sequence MYNSIVLVKQVPDTSNISGQVMKEDGTVNRAKLPAIFNFEDRVALEFALQIKDRCGGKVTAVTMGPPRASDILRECLYMGADDAFLITDRKFAGADTLATSYVLSEAIRKIGDADLIFAGRQAIDGDTAQVGPQTAEKLGIPQITYTEEILDIGGNKIRVKKKIDGGYEIVEAQLPVLLTVLKDAAEPRPFSAKRVMAYKGAKSLLELEKLAEGNSLLYIDKLIYEYKNRSLFIPTLTAEDLHIDVARCGIKGSPTKVYEVESVVLTGSKPMRFENSKAGMLSLVDVLMEDRILG from the coding sequence ATGTACAATTCAATAGTCCTTGTCAAACAGGTGCCCGACACCTCCAACATCTCCGGCCAGGTGATGAAAGAGGATGGAACGGTCAACCGGGCGAAGTTGCCGGCGATCTTCAATTTTGAAGACAGAGTCGCGTTGGAATTCGCCCTTCAGATCAAGGATCGCTGCGGCGGAAAGGTAACGGCTGTGACGATGGGTCCGCCCCGTGCGTCCGACATTCTTCGCGAATGCCTCTACATGGGGGCGGACGATGCGTTTCTGATTACCGACAGGAAGTTCGCCGGAGCAGATACGCTCGCGACCTCCTATGTTCTCAGCGAAGCGATCAGGAAGATCGGAGATGCTGATCTCATTTTTGCCGGCAGACAGGCAATTGACGGCGATACGGCACAGGTGGGCCCGCAGACGGCTGAAAAACTCGGCATTCCGCAAATCACATACACCGAAGAAATCCTCGACATCGGCGGGAACAAGATACGCGTCAAGAAGAAAATTGACGGCGGATACGAGATAGTGGAGGCGCAACTTCCCGTCCTTCTGACAGTGCTCAAGGATGCGGCCGAGCCCCGGCCGTTCAGCGCGAAACGCGTCATGGCATACAAAGGGGCGAAGTCACTTCTCGAACTCGAAAAACTTGCCGAAGGAAATTCCCTACTGTACATCGACAAACTCATCTACGAATACAAGAACCGCTCGCTCTTCATTCCGACGTTGACGGCGGAAGATCTGCACATCGACGTCGCACGATGCGGCATCAAGGGCTCACCCACAAAAGTGTACGAGGTGGAATCCGTCGTGCTGACCGGAAGCAAACCGATGCGGTTTGAGAATTCCAAGGCAGGCATGCTCTCCCTCGTCGATGTATTGATGGAAGACAGAATACTGGGATGA